The following coding sequences are from one Selenomonas sputigena ATCC 35185 window:
- a CDS encoding ArsR/SmtB family transcription factor → MAEDQELARAAEMLKALSHPVRLCIARGLWQSGGCNVAHMQQCLEAPQSTISQHLAKMRAVGIIEGERNGLEVVYRLKSRAVEQLLEGLFCKEKDYHDMG, encoded by the coding sequence ATGGCAGAAGATCAAGAGCTTGCACGCGCGGCTGAGATGCTCAAGGCACTCTCGCATCCCGTGCGCCTTTGCATCGCGCGCGGGCTTTGGCAGAGCGGCGGCTGCAATGTGGCACACATGCAGCAGTGCCTCGAAGCGCCGCAGTCGACGATTTCGCAGCATCTCGCGAAGATGCGTGCCGTCGGCATCATCGAGGGCGAGCGCAACGGGCTGGAAGTCGTCTATCGCCTCAAGAGCCGGGCAGTGGAACAGCTGCTCGAAGGGCTTTTCTGCAAGGAGAAGGATTATCACGATATGGGCTGA
- a CDS encoding DUF4234 domain-containing protein: MQIQKRDIALSIVLTVITCGIYGLYWMYKLTNEIHALSGKPRTVDGGTAVLYTILTCSFYFYYWLYKIGGELVELRRENGLPPDSVSNKTYTIVTIVMTVIYIVFTMLDYTFQFILSAAAEAAPVHHDSTEDAMAIGIVILAFIIGLLVTAIVQAILSGIVLWAVYKRKDDSPTLVYLLMAILRTYNFTMAFLQASLNDFLQQKNCGAPPDPIFSADAPRVSLQKPHA, from the coding sequence ATGCAGATACAGAAGCGCGACATCGCGCTCTCCATCGTCCTGACCGTCATTACCTGCGGCATCTACGGACTTTACTGGATGTACAAGCTGACGAACGAGATCCACGCCCTCTCGGGCAAGCCGCGCACGGTGGATGGCGGCACGGCCGTACTCTATACGATCCTCACCTGCTCTTTTTACTTCTACTACTGGCTCTACAAGATCGGCGGCGAACTCGTCGAACTGCGCCGCGAAAACGGCCTGCCTCCCGACTCCGTGAGCAACAAGACGTATACGATCGTCACCATTGTTATGACTGTCATCTACATCGTCTTCACGATGCTCGACTACACCTTCCAATTCATTCTCAGCGCCGCTGCAGAAGCCGCCCCTGTGCATCACGATTCCACCGAGGACGCCATGGCCATCGGCATTGTCATCCTCGCATTCATCATCGGGCTTCTCGTCACCGCCATCGTTCAGGCCATCCTTTCCGGCATCGTCCTCTGGGCGGTCTACAAGCGCAAGGATGACAGTCCGACGCTCGTCTACCTGCTCATGGCGATTCTGCGCACCTACAATTTCACCATGGCATTCCTGCAAGCCTCGCTCAACGATTTTCTGCAGCAAAAGAACTGCGGCGCACCGCCCGATCCCATCTTTTCGGCAGATGCACCGCGCGTATCTCTGCAAAAGCCGCACGCCTAG
- a CDS encoding SH3 domain-containing protein, whose translation MCAKMNVSRNIGKHAACFLAAVGVFLGGADLTDAKAGTSAAAVLSVTDAAAVSVQSASKAELADDMRAQTEAASLDYGVALGAPYDDAGFWCDAAGDRLLGTAEDVARLNEELHANQPSLVSLAELPRAVSRRQLRHWMEEAAPEREDWYVPTEPLSDEAYRATVENCAADRLPLRNPLRYGVTVRRADLRDLPTEEAWLDAPDDVHYDILQATAVDPAEPLAVWHESADGKFLFVSMRYYRGWLARDAVALTTRETWLAYVQPEDFLVVTQNRYETPEEAGGQLYQLGSRIPLVQQGGAHLARLPQRAADGSLQEMFVPLPYSESASLAVEDAGDMEAAALHRGSLPYTANNLRRAAFACLGDVYGWGGQDESVDCSSFVADVYRTVGIELPRDADEQEEAFLRASAHVGDEQNAAHGARGKAAAFGGRRCGTEDVAPHIFFTPLDDLTPEERTEALLAAPPASLLFRPGHVMLTLGSVDGKTYVIHSLSGCWEKTQEGLKRCRIRRVLVSDAYFLTSTEGRNLDDCTGVGSFR comes from the coding sequence ATGTGTGCGAAAATGAACGTTTCGAGAAATATCGGGAAGCATGCTGCGTGCTTTTTGGCTGCGGTCGGCGTGTTTCTCGGCGGGGCGGATTTGACGGATGCTAAAGCGGGAACGTCTGCCGCGGCAGTGTTGTCCGTGACAGATGCGGCGGCAGTTTCCGTGCAGTCTGCATCGAAGGCGGAGCTGGCAGATGATATGCGGGCGCAGACGGAAGCGGCATCGCTCGACTACGGCGTGGCGCTCGGCGCTCCCTACGATGACGCCGGCTTCTGGTGCGATGCGGCAGGCGATCGCCTCCTTGGCACGGCGGAGGACGTGGCACGTCTCAACGAGGAGCTGCACGCGAATCAGCCGAGTCTCGTTTCTCTGGCGGAATTGCCGCGTGCCGTATCGAGGCGGCAGCTCCGACACTGGATGGAAGAAGCCGCGCCCGAGCGTGAAGATTGGTACGTGCCGACAGAGCCGCTTTCGGATGAGGCGTATCGGGCGACTGTCGAAAACTGCGCGGCGGACAGGCTGCCGCTTCGCAATCCTCTGCGCTATGGCGTGACGGTGCGGCGTGCTGACCTGCGCGATCTGCCGACCGAGGAGGCATGGCTCGATGCGCCCGACGATGTGCATTACGACATCTTGCAGGCGACCGCCGTTGATCCCGCCGAGCCGCTTGCCGTTTGGCACGAGAGCGCAGACGGCAAGTTCCTCTTCGTTTCCATGCGCTATTATCGCGGCTGGCTGGCGAGGGATGCGGTTGCCTTGACAACGCGCGAGACGTGGCTCGCCTATGTGCAGCCCGAAGATTTCCTCGTCGTCACGCAAAACCGCTACGAAACGCCCGAGGAGGCAGGCGGACAGCTCTATCAGCTCGGCAGCCGCATTCCGCTCGTGCAGCAGGGCGGAGCGCATCTCGCGCGTCTGCCGCAGCGTGCGGCGGACGGCAGTCTCCAAGAAATGTTTGTGCCGCTTCCGTACAGCGAGAGCGCGAGCCTTGCTGTGGAGGACGCGGGCGACATGGAAGCCGCCGCGCTCCATCGCGGCAGTCTGCCCTATACGGCGAACAATCTGCGCCGCGCGGCTTTCGCGTGTCTCGGCGACGTCTATGGTTGGGGCGGGCAGGATGAGAGCGTCGACTGCTCCTCGTTCGTCGCCGATGTCTACCGCACGGTCGGCATCGAACTGCCGCGCGACGCTGATGAGCAGGAAGAGGCGTTCCTGCGGGCGAGTGCCCATGTGGGCGATGAACAGAATGCGGCGCACGGTGCGCGGGGAAAGGCTGCGGCATTCGGGGGGCGTCGGTGCGGCACGGAAGATGTCGCGCCGCACATCTTTTTCACGCCGCTCGACGATCTTACGCCCGAGGAGCGAACCGAAGCGCTTCTCGCCGCACCGCCTGCGAGCCTTCTCTTTCGCCCCGGCCATGTGATGCTCACGCTCGGCTCGGTCGATGGCAAGACGTATGTCATACATTCCTTGAGCGGCTGCTGGGAAAAGACGCAGGAAGGCCTCAAGCGCTGCCGCATCCGCCGCGTGCTCGTCAGCGACGCTTACTTTTTGACGAGCACGGAAGGCAGGAATCTCGACGATTGCACAGGGGTGGGCAGTTTCCGATAA
- a CDS encoding recombinase family protein — protein sequence MECSDVEIRRRKRASYFNIVRRIFQLFLDGMTVCRIAKALAARHILTVTGKEKWSDAHGKARRYRV from the coding sequence ATGGAATGTTCTGATGTTGAAATAAGGAGGAGAAAAAGAGCCTCTTATTTCAATATCGTGCGGCGCATCTTCCAGCTTTTCCTTGATGGTATGACGGTTTGCCGAATTGCCAAGGCACTGGCCGCGCGGCATATCTTGACGGTCACGGGAAAGGAGAAATGGAGTGACGCACACGGGAAGGCACGGAGATACAGAGTGTGA
- a CDS encoding pyridoxamine 5'-phosphate oxidase family protein, giving the protein MFREMRRKNQQMSDEEARDILAAATSGVLALAGENDYPYAVPMSFAYDEEKERLLFHTARVGHKMTSIERCDKASFCIIAEDKVVPHRFLTQYRSVIAFGRLRVLKSDEEKREAAEFLGEAYYPGHPEACDEEIKKHWPAFNMVELKIEHLTGKKGKDFV; this is encoded by the coding sequence ATGTTCAGAGAAATGCGCCGCAAGAATCAACAGATGAGCGATGAAGAAGCCCGCGACATCCTCGCGGCAGCGACCTCGGGCGTGCTCGCGCTCGCGGGCGAAAACGACTATCCCTACGCCGTGCCCATGAGCTTCGCCTACGACGAGGAAAAGGAACGCCTGCTCTTTCACACGGCACGCGTCGGTCACAAGATGACGTCGATTGAGCGATGCGACAAGGCGTCGTTCTGCATCATTGCCGAGGACAAGGTCGTGCCGCACCGCTTTCTGACGCAATACCGCAGCGTCATCGCCTTCGGCAGGCTGCGCGTCCTCAAGAGTGACGAGGAAAAGCGAGAAGCGGCGGAATTTCTCGGCGAAGCCTACTATCCCGGCCATCCCGAGGCCTGTGATGAGGAGATCAAAAAGCATTGGCCGGCTTTCAACATGGTCGAGCTGAAGATCGAGCACCTGACGGGCAAGAAAGGGAAAGATTTCGTATAG
- a CDS encoding single-stranded DNA-binding protein, translated as MKNLQVLLSDEEYAGLEKQAAQKGMPTSVYIRSLLLGEADELSKAYIETIARVTALTPGTKFNLKSLFGTDWTQSRGTKLTLGRTFYEMVRSDTISMVKVLGKDSSNIMQYERV; from the coding sequence TTGAAAAACCTTCAAGTACTACTGTCCGATGAAGAGTATGCCGGTCTCGAAAAGCAAGCTGCGCAAAAAGGGATGCCGACGAGTGTCTACATCCGTAGTCTGCTTCTCGGTGAAGCTGATGAGCTCTCCAAAGCCTATATTGAGACGATTGCCCGCGTCACAGCATTGACTCCTGGCACGAAGTTCAATCTGAAATCGCTCTTCGGCACAGACTGGACACAGAGCCGCGGCACGAAACTGACGCTCGGCAGGACGTTCTACGAGATGGTACGAAGCGATACCATCTCGATGGTAAAAGTACTAGGCAAAGACAGTTCAAACATCATGCAGTATGAGCGCGTATGA
- a CDS encoding DUF2752 domain-containing protein, whose product MNDTKKENPSAFGRFLFAAKTITGNAEGAARCFAAEQRTRAKVIFQRYALLLAVGVAYLIFCRTTGLSLPCPFHAMTGLDCPGCGITRLMLSLSEGDLAAAFHANEAIFILGPLLCIFLLRDDLHWILHGKRKEPPRPFVFFLLIVFAAFTIWRNFLR is encoded by the coding sequence ATGAACGATACGAAAAAAGAGAATCCGTCCGCTTTCGGGCGGTTTCTTTTTGCCGCAAAAACCATCACAGGCAATGCAGAAGGGGCAGCAAGATGCTTTGCCGCCGAGCAGCGAACACGCGCCAAGGTCATTTTCCAGCGCTACGCCCTGCTCCTCGCCGTCGGCGTCGCCTATCTCATCTTCTGCCGCACGACGGGGCTCAGCCTGCCGTGCCCCTTCCACGCCATGACAGGACTCGACTGCCCGGGCTGCGGCATCACCCGCTTGATGCTCTCGCTCTCCGAAGGCGACCTCGCTGCCGCGTTCCATGCGAATGAAGCCATATTCATCCTAGGGCCGCTTCTGTGCATCTTTCTCCTGCGCGACGATCTCCATTGGATTCTGCACGGCAAAAGAAAAGAGCCGCCTCGCCCCTTCGTTTTCTTCCTCCTCATCGTCTTCGCAGCTTTTACGATCTGGCGCAATTTTCTGCGGTAA
- a CDS encoding DsrE/DsrF/DrsH-like family protein, whose translation MLAAFVIANGALAMGSKVTMFFTFWGLNALRRPEGAAVNKGIIDRMFGWMMPRGSRALSLSKLHMGGFGTRLMRHVMQQKGVASLESLMQSAIAGGAEIVACQMSMDVMGIRAEELIDGVSSGGVAAYLAAAEKSDTNLFV comes from the coding sequence GTGCTTGCGGCGTTCGTCATAGCGAACGGTGCGCTTGCCATGGGCAGCAAGGTCACGATGTTCTTCACCTTCTGGGGACTCAACGCTCTGCGACGCCCCGAGGGCGCCGCCGTGAATAAAGGGATCATCGACCGCATGTTCGGCTGGATGATGCCGCGCGGCAGCCGGGCGCTCTCGCTCTCGAAGCTCCACATGGGCGGATTCGGCACGCGCCTCATGCGCCATGTCATGCAGCAAAAGGGCGTTGCGTCCTTGGAGAGCCTGATGCAGAGCGCCATCGCGGGCGGTGCGGAAATCGTCGCGTGCCAGATGTCGATGGACGTCATGGGCATACGCGCCGAAGAGCTGATCGACGGCGTAAGTTCCGGCGGCGTCGCCGCTTACTTGGCTGCAGCGGAGAAATCGGATACGAATCTTTTTGTATGA
- a CDS encoding DUF4234 domain-containing protein → MTKRSIPLAIVLSFITVGLYALYWVYTLTEDAHAAAGERTTASGGMVILFSLLTCGIYSLYWLYKMGETIVMAKQKRGMTADTNLPIIYLVLALFGFGIISYALMQSALNDIIDHDGGISQAF, encoded by the coding sequence ATGACAAAAAGAAGCATTCCCCTTGCCATCGTTCTTTCCTTCATTACCGTCGGTCTCTATGCCCTTTATTGGGTCTATACGCTCACCGAAGATGCGCACGCAGCAGCGGGCGAGCGCACAACGGCCTCAGGCGGCATGGTCATCCTCTTCTCCCTCCTCACCTGCGGCATCTACAGCCTCTACTGGCTCTACAAGATGGGCGAGACCATCGTCATGGCGAAGCAGAAACGCGGCATGACGGCAGACACGAACCTCCCCATCATCTATCTCGTCCTCGCCCTCTTCGGCTTCGGCATCATCAGTTACGCCTTGATGCAGAGTGCGCTCAACGACATCATCGATCACGATGGCGGCATATCGCAGGCCTTCTAA
- a CDS encoding MATE family efflux transporter, which produces MNTLAKHFSLGGLLRFAAPAVGMMLVISIYTVTDGIFIGRYAGSLALAASNIVYPALNLVFGLSIMLSSGGSALVAKTLGEGDAALARGRFTLLAVVGAALGILFAGTVFLFMEPILALLGASPELYADCRAYLSANMFFAPFVVLMIIFNAFYIADGRPVQGFLVSLTAGLVNVGLDYVFLAHFGMGIFGAGLATGISDVVAAVLGLVYFSRYSRTLAFERFSFVVRPLFQALYNGSSEMVTQLSVGITTYLFNLVTFSYAGADGVAAISVILYAEMLLTAILMGFANGVAPVFSYQFGAKGYAELLRLLRLSLGIIFLFGILSFAAANIFAVPLMTLFLPDGGRAYALALGGFGLFSWSFLLCGFNLFSSTFFTALSDGRMSAILSFVRNLVGIVVFLLLLPHFFGLDGAWLAVPAADAAAVLLSFRQLWGAARSFREEKAAGAVILER; this is translated from the coding sequence ATGAACACATTGGCAAAGCATTTCAGTCTCGGCGGACTTTTGCGCTTCGCTGCGCCCGCCGTCGGCATGATGCTCGTCATTTCTATCTATACGGTGACGGACGGTATCTTCATCGGGCGCTATGCGGGAAGCCTCGCGCTCGCTGCATCGAATATCGTCTATCCTGCGCTGAATCTCGTATTTGGTCTTTCCATCATGCTTTCTTCGGGCGGCTCGGCACTCGTTGCCAAGACGCTGGGCGAGGGCGATGCGGCATTGGCGAGAGGCCGCTTCACGCTGCTCGCCGTTGTCGGCGCAGCGCTCGGCATATTGTTCGCAGGCACGGTGTTCCTCTTCATGGAGCCTATTTTGGCGCTTCTCGGCGCTTCACCCGAGCTTTATGCCGACTGCCGCGCGTATCTCTCGGCGAATATGTTCTTCGCGCCCTTTGTCGTTTTGATGATCATATTTAACGCTTTTTATATCGCGGATGGCCGCCCCGTGCAGGGATTTCTCGTATCGTTGACAGCGGGACTTGTCAATGTCGGACTCGACTATGTGTTTCTCGCGCACTTCGGCATGGGTATCTTCGGTGCGGGTCTTGCGACGGGCATCTCGGATGTCGTCGCGGCGGTCTTGGGTCTCGTTTACTTTTCGCGCTACAGCCGCACGCTCGCGTTCGAGCGGTTTTCCTTCGTCGTGCGTCCGCTTTTCCAGGCACTTTACAACGGCTCTTCCGAGATGGTCACGCAGCTTTCCGTCGGCATTACGACGTATCTCTTTAACCTCGTGACATTCTCCTATGCAGGAGCGGACGGCGTCGCGGCAATCAGTGTCATCCTCTATGCGGAAATGCTCCTGACGGCAATACTCATGGGTTTCGCCAATGGCGTCGCACCTGTATTTTCCTACCAATTCGGCGCGAAAGGATATGCCGAGCTTCTGCGCCTTCTGCGGCTGTCGCTTGGCATTATCTTTCTCTTCGGAATTCTGTCCTTTGCGGCGGCAAATATATTCGCCGTACCGCTGATGACGCTGTTTCTGCCGGATGGAGGACGTGCCTATGCGCTGGCTCTCGGCGGCTTCGGGCTGTTCTCGTGGAGCTTTTTGCTCTGCGGTTTCAACCTTTTCTCCTCGACCTTTTTCACGGCGTTGTCGGACGGCAGGATGTCGGCAATCCTGTCCTTTGTGCGCAATCTCGTCGGCATCGTGGTGTTCCTGCTGCTCCTGCCGCACTTTTTCGGCCTTGACGGCGCATGGCTCGCCGTTCCTGCGGCAGATGCGGCCGCTGTACTGCTTTCCTTCCGCCAGCTTTGGGGGGCGGCGCGTTCCTTTCGCGAGGAAAAGGCAGCGGGCGCTGTGATTTTGGAGCGTTGA
- a CDS encoding FAD-dependent oxidoreductase, whose translation MEMEMKKEKKKAKRYVIVGGVAGGATAAARLRRLDKDAQIVLFERGEHISFANCGLPYYVGDEIKESERLLLMTPELFRERFAIDVRTKSEVTHVDTENRRVHVKTAGGEEYEEPYDALLLSPGAKPLRPPIPGIESPRVLALRNVPDAEALRRLADLHAATGRAVVVGGGFIGVEMAENLRARGLAVTLVEAAPHVLAPFDTDMAKIVEKEMNENGVGLVLGDGVKEFKEDAEGVLVRLASGREVAADFVALAIGVSPDTGFLQASGIALGERGHILVNERMETSVPEVYAVGDAVLTLDRQTKKAGVLPLAGPANRQGRLAADNMAGRRRVYDGFVGTSILKVFGLTAASVGKNERTLMREGLSYGEDYRVVKLHPLAHVGYYPGAQTMTLKLLYRTKGSVGKILGAQIIGAGGVKARIDVLAAAIAMGADVDFLTSLELSYAPPFGAAKDPVNMAGYMAENDLAGLVRFLPADRLKEAREAGVRVLDVRTAIELQSAPAASDAQIPLDELRERFFELDRTVRWAVLCKVGQRAYNAARILMQEGYDAEVIEGGYTSLKMEEFEASPEADAPCGKGGDDAAGCSTEVTQTAAGASAELDLTGLSCPGPLMELQKAMERIAPGGVLMARASDPGFYVDSAAWAQTSGHKMLSRHKENGLVVVKIEKAGSRKEAEDASEDG comes from the coding sequence ATGGAAATGGAAATGAAAAAGGAAAAGAAAAAGGCAAAGCGCTATGTGATCGTCGGCGGCGTGGCGGGCGGGGCGACGGCGGCGGCGCGGCTCAGGCGCTTGGACAAGGATGCGCAAATCGTCCTCTTCGAGCGCGGTGAGCATATTTCCTTCGCGAACTGCGGACTGCCTTACTATGTGGGCGATGAGATCAAGGAGAGCGAGCGGCTCCTGCTCATGACGCCGGAGCTGTTTCGCGAGCGCTTCGCCATCGACGTGCGCACGAAGAGCGAGGTCACGCATGTCGATACAGAGAATCGCCGCGTTCATGTGAAAACGGCGGGAGGAGAGGAATACGAAGAACCATACGACGCGCTCCTCCTGTCGCCCGGTGCGAAGCCCTTGCGTCCGCCGATTCCGGGCATCGAGAGCCCGCGCGTCCTCGCTCTTCGCAACGTGCCCGATGCCGAGGCTCTGCGCCGTCTGGCGGATCTTCATGCGGCGACGGGGCGCGCCGTCGTCGTGGGCGGCGGCTTCATCGGCGTCGAAATGGCGGAAAATCTTCGTGCGCGCGGCCTTGCCGTCACGCTCGTCGAGGCGGCGCCGCATGTGCTCGCGCCGTTTGATACGGACATGGCGAAGATCGTGGAAAAAGAGATGAACGAGAACGGCGTCGGACTCGTCCTCGGCGATGGCGTGAAGGAGTTCAAGGAAGACGCTGAGGGCGTCCTCGTGCGCCTTGCGAGCGGGCGCGAGGTAGCGGCGGACTTCGTCGCGCTCGCCATAGGCGTGAGTCCCGACACAGGCTTTTTGCAGGCGAGCGGCATCGCGCTCGGCGAGCGCGGACACATCCTCGTGAACGAGCGCATGGAGACGAGCGTGCCCGAGGTCTACGCCGTGGGCGACGCCGTGCTGACGCTCGACCGTCAGACGAAGAAGGCGGGCGTCCTGCCCCTTGCAGGGCCGGCGAATCGGCAGGGCCGTCTCGCCGCCGATAATATGGCGGGCAGGCGGCGCGTCTATGACGGTTTCGTCGGCACGTCGATTCTCAAGGTGTTCGGCCTGACGGCGGCTTCTGTCGGCAAGAATGAGCGCACGCTGATGCGCGAGGGTCTTTCCTATGGCGAGGATTACCGCGTGGTGAAGCTTCATCCGCTCGCACATGTCGGCTATTATCCGGGCGCGCAGACGATGACGCTGAAGCTCCTCTATCGCACGAAGGGGTCTGTCGGCAAGATTCTCGGCGCGCAAATCATCGGTGCGGGCGGCGTGAAGGCGCGGATCGACGTGCTCGCGGCAGCAATCGCCATGGGAGCGGACGTGGATTTCCTCACGAGCTTGGAGCTTTCCTACGCGCCGCCCTTCGGCGCGGCGAAGGATCCCGTGAACATGGCGGGATACATGGCGGAAAACGATCTGGCGGGTCTCGTGCGCTTCTTGCCCGCAGATCGTCTCAAGGAGGCGCGGGAAGCGGGCGTACGCGTGCTCGACGTGCGCACGGCGATCGAGCTGCAGAGTGCGCCCGCCGCGTCTGACGCGCAGATTCCGCTCGATGAGCTGCGCGAGCGCTTTTTTGAGCTTGACCGCACGGTGCGCTGGGCAGTGCTCTGCAAGGTCGGACAGCGCGCTTATAATGCGGCGCGCATTCTCATGCAGGAAGGCTACGATGCGGAAGTCATCGAAGGCGGCTATACGTCGCTGAAGATGGAGGAATTCGAGGCGTCGCCCGAAGCTGACGCACCTTGCGGCAAAGGCGGGGACGATGCAGCGGGCTGCAGCACGGAGGTGACGCAGACTGCTGCGGGTGCGTCAGCAGAACTTGATCTCACGGGACTCAGCTGCCCCGGTCCTTTGATGGAACTGCAAAAGGCAATGGAACGCATCGCGCCCGGCGGCGTTTTGATGGCGCGCGCTTCCGATCCCGGTTTCTATGTCGATAGCGCGGCATGGGCGCAGACTTCGGGACATAAGATGCTTTCCCGCCACAAGGAAAACGGGCTTGTCGTCGTGAAGATCGAGAAGGCGGGAAGCAGGAAAGAGGCAGAAGACGCCTCGGAGGACGGCTAG
- a CDS encoding poly(ADP-ribose) glycohydrolase domain-containing protein, with amino-acid sequence MKYIEDFNGRLKYRKRRDAFVDTQRIVLEDERLPGAWVRYGEKNKDELQKSCWRRIYPRKCRIAVVQEPLVNVARALSVAYPKKCIVAVNPGSATRPGGRVHIGESGVEESLCLCSDLYSVLELPGIWKKFYMKHLIGIYNTTEYPELMDEWLYSGDVTIFKEIRDGVPELLPENEWGHIDVITSAPPGALADDLWTGYSGRSDLERAILRSVHLLQGRNIFEAAIHEGGEYGNNVPHILVLPAFGCDLVWEDPTNFVADAYADLLRNYAEYFDMVVFAAGRRSDVFCEAFEKKGLTVQTLEDIQETWQEEPELEEERKPYSTEDVILHALLGDVEWLEMNDAWKQDPDREAWVREMLEEAEQSALKKAQERQQAEKALEKELKEPVLRQMAEYSGGVSAEPNNKFCDVTGSILTAGWKCEAWKDKAWKDKAWKDKAWKDNADWYRAGIFTDGKSFVEEGIRLPEDGINGVQEYRMFYIYALSSYEETEGKADDEKETLFMPMLPPQSVLKKRAFAAKMKLGKISEDMWKFENYVRYLAGWGILLSPSNRYRGALQYMTDWRGKEVVCVMIAMQDNDESYAFSGMGNSYWY; translated from the coding sequence ATGAAGTATATTGAGGATTTTAACGGCCGATTGAAGTATCGAAAGCGCAGGGATGCCTTTGTGGATACACAGCGCATCGTGCTGGAGGATGAGCGACTGCCCGGCGCATGGGTGCGCTATGGCGAGAAGAATAAGGACGAACTCCAGAAATCTTGTTGGCGCAGAATCTATCCTCGGAAGTGCCGGATCGCCGTGGTGCAGGAGCCGCTTGTGAATGTTGCGCGTGCCCTGTCCGTTGCTTATCCGAAGAAGTGCATCGTGGCAGTGAATCCCGGCTCGGCGACAAGACCCGGCGGTCGTGTGCATATTGGTGAGTCAGGTGTGGAGGAGTCTCTCTGCCTCTGCTCGGATCTCTATTCGGTGCTGGAATTGCCGGGGATATGGAAGAAATTTTATATGAAGCATCTCATTGGAATATATAACACAACAGAATATCCTGAGTTGATGGATGAATGGCTTTACTCTGGGGATGTCACGATTTTCAAAGAAATCCGCGATGGCGTCCCCGAGCTTCTTCCAGAAAACGAATGGGGTCACATTGATGTCATCACCAGTGCGCCGCCGGGAGCGCTTGCAGATGACTTGTGGACCGGATATTCAGGCCGTTCTGACCTGGAGAGGGCGATATTGCGCTCTGTGCATCTGCTGCAAGGCAGAAATATTTTCGAGGCGGCTATTCATGAAGGAGGCGAGTATGGAAATAATGTACCGCATATTCTTGTCTTGCCTGCCTTCGGCTGTGATCTGGTGTGGGAGGATCCGACGAATTTCGTTGCCGATGCGTACGCAGATCTCCTGAGGAACTATGCCGAATATTTCGATATGGTCGTGTTTGCCGCAGGCAGACGCAGCGATGTTTTCTGCGAGGCGTTTGAAAAGAAGGGGCTGACCGTGCAGACGTTGGAGGACATACAAGAGACGTGGCAGGAAGAGCCGGAATTGGAGGAGGAACGGAAGCCGTATTCGACAGAGGATGTGATCCTGCACGCACTATTGGGAGACGTTGAGTGGCTGGAGATGAATGATGCGTGGAAGCAGGATCCGGATAGGGAGGCGTGGGTGCGCGAAATGTTGGAAGAGGCTGAGCAGAGTGCCTTGAAGAAGGCGCAAGAGAGGCAGCAGGCGGAAAAGGCGTTGGAAAAGGAGTTGAAAGAGCCTGTTCTCAGGCAAATGGCAGAGTACTCCGGTGGGGTTTCCGCAGAACCGAATAATAAATTTTGCGATGTGACAGGCAGCATCCTGACAGCAGGCTGGAAATGCGAAGCATGGAAAGATAAAGCATGGAAAGATAAAGCGTGGAAAGATAAAGCGTGGAAAGATAACGCCGACTGGTATAGGGCAGGAATCTTCACGGATGGCAAATCTTTCGTGGAGGAAGGCATTCGCCTGCCGGAAGATGGTATCAACGGCGTTCAGGAGTACAGGATGTTCTATATATACGCGCTTTCTTCCTATGAGGAGACGGAGGGGAAGGCGGACGATGAGAAAGAGACGCTTTTCATGCCGATGCTTCCTCCGCAGAGCGTCTTGAAAAAGCGGGCATTTGCCGCAAAGATGAAGTTGGGGAAAATCTCCGAGGACATGTGGAAGTTTGAAAACTATGTGCGATACCTCGCGGGCTGGGGCATATTGCTTTCGCCGTCGAATCGCTATCGGGGGGCGCTGCAGTATATGACGGACTGGCGGGGAAAAGAGGTCGTCTGCGTGATGATTGCGATGCAGGATAATGACGAGAGCTATGCCTTCTCGGGCATGGGGAACTCGTACTGGTACTGA
- a CDS encoding Asp23/Gls24 family envelope stress response protein: MAEDTAPLMTSNEGLGSIRVADEVVSVIAGLAAMDVDGVAGMSGGLIGGIAEMLGRRNFSKGVKVEVGEQEAAVDLSIVVTYGVDIRHVATDVQKNVRRAIESMTGLKVVETNVQVQGVVFPEEEKEEPAARVR, translated from the coding sequence ATGGCAGAAGATACAGCTCCGCTCATGACGAGCAACGAAGGACTCGGCTCGATCCGCGTCGCCGATGAGGTCGTCAGCGTCATCGCGGGACTCGCGGCGATGGACGTCGACGGCGTCGCAGGAATGAGCGGCGGTCTCATCGGCGGCATCGCCGAGATGCTTGGTCGCAGGAATTTCTCGAAGGGCGTCAAGGTCGAAGTCGGCGAGCAGGAAGCCGCTGTCGATCTCTCCATCGTCGTGACCTACGGCGTCGACATCCGCCACGTCGCAACCGACGTGCAGAAGAACGTGCGTCGCGCCATCGAGTCCATGACTGGTCTCAAGGTCGTCGAAACGAACGTACAGGTGCAGGGCGTCGTCTTCCCCGAAGAGGAGAAGGAAGAGCCTGCCGCACGCGTGCGCTGA